TGGAGATAAAACCCCTGCTGGCACATCGGAAGTAAATCCACCATGCCGCCACCGTATATACTGCATCCGCATACAAAGCGACATGGCCGATGCGTGGATTCTCTTCGCCTTCCTTTCTGCGATATTCGCCGCATTGACATCCATCTTCGCCAAGATCGGTATCAAGGACGTCGACTCCAATCTGGCCACCGCCCTGCGTACGGTCGTGGTCCTGATAATGGCATGGGCCATGGTCGGGATCGTCGGATCGTACGGCGATATGGGGGACATCACCCCGAGGACCTTTTTGTTCCTCATACTGTCCGGATTGGCGACCGGAGCGTCCTGGCTATGCTATTTCAAAGCTGTAAAGATAGGGAACGTCAACAAAGTCGCACCGATCGATAAGAGCAGTACCGTGCTGACCATGATACTCGCCTTCATCTTCCTGGGGGAATCGTTCACCGCATTGTCCGGGATCGGGATGGTCGTCATGTTCGCCGGCACCATGCTCATGATAGAGAGGAAGGACGTGGATGAGACCAAAAAGACCCGCGACTCGTGGCTGATCTACGCCATCCTCTCGGCAGTGTTCGCCGCGCTGACATCCATCCTCGGAAAGGTCGGCATATAGGGTGTCGAATCCAACCTGGGGACCGCCATACGTACGGCCGTTGTCCTCATCATGGCCTGGGCGATAGTATTCATGCAGAAGACCCAACACGACATAGGGTCCATCGGAAGGAGGGACGGAGGATTCCTCGTCCTCTCCGGACTGGCCACGGGAGCGTCGTGGCTGTGCTTCTACAAGGCCCTGCAGGACGGACCGGCATCCCTGGTCGTACCCATAGATAAACTCAGCATCCTGTTCACGGTCGTATTCGCAGTGGTCTTCCTCCACGAGAAGATGTCCAAGAAGTCCTGGATAGGTCTGGCCATGCTCGTATGCGGAACGCTTATGCTGCTGCTCTGAATGTAAAAACGGAACGGACATCGAAAGGACGAGGATACGGTCCCTTCCATGTCTGCGGACGGCGGATGATATCGTAAAGACCCAGATCTGAAAAGAGAGCGGGTCGGACCGCCCCGAAGGGCGGCCCTCCGGCCTCATCCAAGAAGTTTCTTTATGGCGGCGGTGAGCAGGTCGGAAGCCTGCTTCCCGTCGATCTTTCCCCTGAGGGCACCCATGACAGGACCCATGAGGGGTCCGACCGCGGCCATCCCTTTGGATCTTACGAAATCGGCACGCTCCCCGACGATCTTCTCTATGATCGCGGCGGCCTCCCCGGCATCCACTGCGGAAAGACCCAGCTTCTTGATGGCCGCATCCATGGCCGAGCCGGATGCCATCTCCTTCAGAAGTGCCGGGATCGCCTCCTTGGCGAACTTCCCCTCCTTCAGACCGGCGAACACCTGGTAGAGCTCATCGTAGGTGAAAAGGTCGGTGTCGACCCCGTCGTGCTCCAGCTCCTGGAATGTGTTCTGGAACGTCGTGGCCGCTACTGCGGACAGGCCGAACTCGTCGGAGATCTGGCAGAAGACGTCGTCCCTGCCCTGTCTGACGATCTGGTCGGCCTGCTGGGCGTTCAACCCGTAGTCCTTCATGAGTCTGGCCTTGATCTGCTCGGGGAACTCGGGCAGGTTGGCCCTTATCCTCTCCAGCCTCTCCTTGGTGATGGGCGTGGGCGGGACGTCGGTCTCCGGATACATCCTGGCCGCACCGGGGAGGGGTCTCGAGTACTTGGTGGTCCCGTCGGGCAGGGGGTCCCTGGTCTCTTCGGGGACGCCTTCGAGGGCGGTGTTGGCCCTTCCGACCGCAAGAGTGAGGGCGTCGGCGGCCTTCTTCTCGGAGGCGGCGCAGATGACGAACGCATCGTTCTCACCGTTCATACCGAGGAAATCCCTGAGGGCGTCGACATACTTCTGCTCGATACCGTAGTTGGGAAGTTCGTCGGAATGGAAGATCCCCTTGACCCCGACGGTCCTGGCATATTGGGCCATCTCGGAACCGAGACGGAGGGTCTTGTTGTCCCCGTTCATGACCCCGGCGAAACCGGGAAGCCTGACGGCGAGCACCTTGCCCTTGGACTTGATGGCGGAGGAGATGATCTTGGATTCGCAGTCCCTGAATACCTCGGTGGCATCCACCAGTTCTATCGGGACTGGCTTCACGCCCCTGCCTTTCAGAATGTCCCTGACCCTGAGCAGCATCTTCTGCCTCTTCACCTCGTTGGAGACGAAGTCGGGAAGCATCCTGAGCTCCTGGACACCTTTGATCTCGATACGGGCCCCGTCGGGAATGGATATGTTAAGGTCCTCCCTGATGGTGCCGAGCCCTCTCTTGACCCTCTTTGTGGCCCTCAGGAGGGTACCGATCCTCGAGGCGACCTCCATGACCTCCTCGGGAGTCCTCATATCGGGAGCGGTGGCGACCTCGATCAGGGGGATACCCAGACGGTCCGTCCTCCATGTGACCTCGGTATCGCTCGTCTCGATCTTCCTGCAGGCGTCCTCCTCCAGACAGACCGAGAGGATGCCGATCTTCCTGCCTATGGCCTCCACGGACCCGTCGACGGCCACGAGGGACGTCCTCTGGAAACCGGACGTGTTGGATCCGTCCACGACGATCTTCCTCATGAACTGGACCTCGTCGATGACGCTGGCCCCCAGAAGCTCGCTGAAGATCAGGGTGGTCTCCATCGCATCGGGGTTGACCTCATGGGGAGGTTCCTCGTCGAGTTCCACGAGACAGGTCTCGCAGGGACAGCTCTGATACCTGTACCCGTATCCTCTCCTGAACTGTGCCAGCGCGGCACGGTCGACCTCCCCCATCTCGGAGGTGGTGGGCCTGAGCCTCCTGTATATGCCGCCGGTACCGTCCTCCGACAGCTCGCTGCGGCAATCGCAGAACAGCTTGTGGGTATCAAGCTGCTGGTGGATCTCGATGCCGCACATCATCTCGTATTTCTCATCGGTCATAGAAGCTCCCTCCTGTCGCTCATCTCGCCTGCCAGCGGGGTCTGCATGACCACCTTGGCGGCCTCGACGGAGGACGTGTTCGCAAGCGCCCACATCAGCTTGGTGTAGGCCGTCTCCGGAAGCATGTCCCAGACGGTTATGGCTCCTGCGGCGAGCATGTCCCTCCCGGTGTTGTAGACGTTGAGGTTCGTCCTCCCGTTCAGGCACTGGGATGTCACGACGACGATTATACCCGCGTCCGTCGCCTCCTTGATGAGGGGCACCATGTTGCTGTTGACATGTCCGAGACCGGAACCGGCGATCACGACCCCCTTGCTCTTCATCACGACGTCGTGGAACAGGGCAGGGTCCATCCCGGGATAGAACTGCAGAAGGACGACGTCCGTGCACATGGCGCTCCTGGCCTCCACCTTCGCATCCGATACGGCCCTTCCGGGGGTGTTGAATACTATCTTCCCGTCCTTGTCCACATGTGCCACGGGCGGGACGTTTATGCTCTTGAACGCATCCCTGCGGGAGGTGTGCATCTTCCTTACGCGCGTACCGCAGTGTACGGCGAACGAGTCGTCCCCGGGACCGTCGTGCATGACCACGAATACCCCAGCACGGCCGCCCTCCACGCAGAACTTGGCCGCGGCCATCAGGTTGCAGCTCGCGTCCGAAGAGGGCCTGTCGGAAGACCTCTGGGCACCCACGAAGACGACGGGTTTGGAGACCTCCCCGAGCATGAACGATACGGCGGATGCGGTGTATCCCATGGTATCGGTCCCGTGGGGGACGATGACGGCGTCCGCGCCGCCGTCGAGCTCCTCGGCGATGGCCTCGGCCAGTTTCTGCCAGTGGGGGACGGTCATGTTCTCGGAGAAGATGGAGAAGAGGACCTTCGCCTTCAGATTGGCGACCTCCTTTATCTCCGGAACGGCGTTGATCATGTCGGACGTGGAGAGGGCGGGATGGACGGCACCGGTCCTGTAGTCGACGTAGGATGCGATGGTCCCTCCGGTACCTATCAGGACTATGGTCTTCAGACCCTCCTTGGTCTCCTCGGCGGACTCGGGCTTCACCCTCTCGACGGGCTTGGAGACGACTTCGATCTCGGCGGACTCGTCGATACGGATACCGATGTTGTATCCGCTCTTGACCTTCAGGATGACTATGTCCTCGCCGCTGAACTCGTGATGCGGCATCAGGACTCCTTTGTAAGACTTACCGGAGGTCTCGATGGACAGCGTGCAGCCTTCCTCTGCACCTGCGTCCCCGAGCTTCTTCGACAGGAATTCAGCATACATAATGTGGCGACGTATTCCGTCGTCCCTTTTATACGTACGCGCATGACTAACCTTTAATGCGAGGTACGGATATCACTGGCATTATGCACATAGTTCAGGCCGGAATGGAGACCGATGTCCTCAAAGCGAACAACAAGGTGGCCCACGAGATCTACCATATGTTCAAGGAGCACGGGATAAGGTCCGTGGACTTCATGGGATCCATCGGGTCCGGGAAGACCACCCTCATCTGCGAGATGGGAAAGAGGCTGGAGGAACAGGGGAAGAAGGTCGTGGTCATCGCCGGGGATGTCACCGGGGACGACGACTTCAAGAGGTTCAAGGCCGCCGGACTGGAAGCCATAAACTGCAACACCAACAAGGAGTGCCATCTGGAGGCCTGGCAGATAAAGAAGGTCCTGGAAGGCACCGACCTGGACAGGTACGACGTCGTCATAATCGAGAACGTCGGGAACCTCGTATGCCCTGCGGACTTCCCTCTGGGGACCGATTACAGGGCGGTCGTCATATCCACGACCGAGGGGGACGACATGGTGAGGAAACATCACGCCGTATTCCTCCACTCGGATGTAGCCGTACTAAACAAGATGGACATCTGCGATGCGGTCGGAGTGGACCCGCAGATCATCCTGGACGACTACGCGAAACTGACTGGCGGCGTCAAGAAGATGTATACCACCAGCGCGAAGAAGGGGGACGGGATCGACGAGGTCATCGCCGCCCTCGGCCTGTGAAGGTCCTGCATGCAGTAAAACGCTTTATTAACCCTTGGAACATAGGTGATTCAAGTGAGCAACATGAAGATCTTGACAATCGGTGGAGGAGCAAGGGAACACGCGGCAGTGTGCGCCCTCGCCCGCGGAGGCGCGGAGATATACGCCGTGATGAAGAACGCCAACCCCGGGATAGAGGAACTCGCCAAGAAGGTCCTTCTGGCAGACGAATCCGACATCGACAAGATCTGCGACTTCGCCATCAACAACTTCATCGAGTTCGCGTTCGTCGGACCCGAGGCCCCTCTGGCGGCAGGCGTCGTGGACGCCCTCGCCAACGTAGGGGTGAAATGCGCCTCGCCCACCAAGGCGGCGGCCAGGATAGAGACCTCCAAGACCTTCATGAGGAACCTCGTCCAGAAATACAGCATCGAAGGGAACATCGCGTTCGCCAGCTTCGACAACGAGACCGACGCCATAGAATACGTCAGGAACGTGAAGTACCCCGTGGCGATCAAACCCGTCGGGCTCACAGGCGGGAAAGGGGTCAAGGTCCAGGGAGACCAGCTGAAGGATGTGGAGGACACCATCGCATACATCGACGAGATCTTCCAGAACAACGTAGGCGGCGGGAAGGTCATCATCGAGGAGAAGGCGGTCGGGGAGGAATTCACCCAGATGGTCTTCACCGACGGAAAGGACATCATCCCCATGCCCTTGGTACAGGACCATAAGCGTGCGTACGAGGGGGACACCGGACCCAACACCGGAGGGATGGGGTCGTACAGCGATGCGGACGGGCTTCTCCCGTTCGTGACCGCAGAAGACAGACAGAAGGCCTTGGACATAGTAAGATCCATCGTCAAGGCACTGGCCGACGAGGGATGCCCCTACAAGGGCACCATGTACGGACAGTTCATGCTGACCAAGGACGGACCCAAGATCATCGAGATCAACGCCAGGTTCGGAGACCCGGAGGCCATGAACGTCCTCACCGCCCTGAAATCAGACTTCACCGAGATCGTCAGATGGATGGCCACCGGAAAGATGAGGGGCGAGGTCGAGTTCGCCCCCAAGGCCACCGTCTGCAAATACTTGGTACCCAGAGGATACGGCGTGAAGTCCGAGCCCGGACACACCATCGCCGTCGACGTGGACGCCATCGATAACGTCGGAGCGGTCGCATACTTCGGCAGCGTGGACAAGAGGGACGGTAAGCTCGTGACCGGGACGTCCCGTTCCGTAGGCATTGTGGGTATCGGCGAGAACCTCGCCGAAGCGAACGACAACTGCGAGAAAGCCCTCAACTACGTCAGATGCGACGCATCGTATGTCCGCCACGACATCGGAACGGCGGAGCTGATCCAGAAAAGGGTCGACCACATGAACCAGATCCGCGGACAATGAGACGTGTAGCCGTCAAGATAGCCTATCTGGGAGACGGATTCAACGGCTCCCAGATACAACCCCCGGAGACAGGCCTCCGCACCGTCGCAGGGGAGATCCTGGACAAACTAATCCTGGTGGACCATGTGCCGGAGGACAGGATAGACCTCCGTTTCTCCAGCCGCACCGATTCAGGCGTCAGCGCCCTCGGGAACGTCGTCGCATTCTACACCGAATTCAAGGATCTGGGTCTTCTTCTCCAAGCGCTCAATTCCGTATCGAGGGGAGTCTACTATACCGGGGTGGCCGAGATATCGGACACCTTCAATCCGAGGATGGCGGATAAGCGCTACTACAGGTATGTCACCCCTTCGAAGAATATAGATCTGGCACGTTTCACCGAGGCCGCCAAGATATTCGAGGGGCACCATGATTTCAAGAGGTTCGCCAAGAACGAGACCGGAAGGTCCACGGTCATGGCGATAGATTCCGTGGAAGTACGTACCGGGAACGGCGTCATCATAACCGACTTCTGTGCCAATTACTTCCTTTGGAACATGATCCGCAGGATAATGGCCGCCGTCATACAGGTCGGAAACGGCATGTCGTCCCTGGATGATGTCAAGGAGGTCCTCGCGGGTAAAGACGCCACCTTCGGTCTCGCCAAACCCTGCGGACTTACCCTGCTGGATGTCACATACCCAGATCTGGAATTCTGGAGACCGGAGACGTGCCCTTATACCAAGCGCATAGACCGTGACCTGTATGTCGATGCCATGAGGCTCGATTTCCACAGATCGCTGAACTACCCCGAGATGAGGCGATGACCTTCGAAGAACAGATAGAGGATGTTACACGTGCACTTACGGATCTGGAACAGGCGCAGGAATCCGCATTCTCGCAATCCAGAAAAATAATCAGAAAGACGAAGACGGCCATCCACCTGATACATGAAGACAGAAGGGACGCCGAACTGATCGATTCCATTTCAGGAGACATCGCGGCACTCATAGAGTCCGTCTCGAGATATCCGCAGATCGTATACGGACAATCCGTGGAAGATGCCATGATGGAATTCGCAGAGACTGTGATCTACGATTACGTCTCCCGCGGACAGGATATCCCTTCATACCTGGTCCTCGATGTGACACCGGCCGCCTGGGTCATGGGACTTGCGGACACCATAGGGGAACTCAGGAGGGATCTGCTCCGCTATCTGATGGAAGATGACATGGAAAAAGCCGAAAAGACATTCTCCAAGATGGAGATCCTTTCCGATGCGCTGATGTCCTTCGATGTCAAGGATTCGGTAGCGCCCATAAGAAGAAAACAAGACATAGCCAGAGGCATAATGGACCGTTCTCGCACAGACCTGTCCACTGCCATGGTGATGTCACGTTACGGAAGAAGATGATCTTTTTCATAGGATCTGCGGCAATACCTTCCAACAATCCCTTGAGGAACGCCACATCGTCCACGTCACATACCTTCGGCATAGGCTTCGCACCCTCGTAAGAGGGTCCCCGAACCTCTTCACCGAGGGCCGATACGGACATCTGGATCATGTTGAACAGGAATCTGTCGTCATAGATCCCTCCGATGACGCCCCCCCTTACAATAGACGGGATATCCGCCCATCGTCTTCCTGAATGAGACATCCGACCCCGAAAGGACGTCTTTCACCTGACGGAAACGGATCTGAAGTGGATATTGAAAGAAAAGAGGGCTTTCGCCCCCATTGAATGGTTTTCAGCGCCTGGCCTTCGGCTTACCGTAGTTCTTCACCGGCTTCCTCACCACGTAGATGAACGCGATGATGACGATGATGAAGATGATGGCCATCACGTAGTTCAGCCAGTCGTAGTTACCGTCCTCGTAATAGAACGTGGACTTCTCCAAGACTATGCTGCCATCGGAAGTCGCGACATAGAACGAATGCTGACCATGAGACAGGTTCGAACTGTAGTACTTGTAGGATATAGTACTGGAACTTCCGGGTGAGACCTTCAGCGTGGTGGCGCTGTCCTCGATCTTCTCTCCATCCACGAAGAAATAGACCGTCGTGTTGATGTCTACCTCCCCGTTGTTGGAGATCGTGGCGGACAGGGTTATCGGTGTTACGACCTTGATGTCTACACTGTCGGTGTAGGTCATATCGCTGCCGCCGTCGATGGACTCCGTCCAGGTCACGGTAAGGGTGTACCTGCCGGTGGTGGTGGGCGCAGTCACCGTGAGGGTGACGACCTCTCCGTTATCCATGTCCCCGGAGGACGGGCTGACCGCACTGCTCTGGGTCGTCCCGGAGGAATTGGTCAGCTTAGCCGTATACGATATCGAGAGCGTGGTATACGAGGAGATCTCCTTAAACGTCATGTCGAACTTCAGTTCACCGCTGGGCTTTACAGAAGTCTCATCACCTGTTATCGAGTAGTTGGCGGTCTGTTCCGAATCGGC
The nucleotide sequence above comes from Candidatus Methanomethylophilus alvi Mx1201. Encoded proteins:
- the hypB gene encoding hydrogenase nickel incorporation protein HypB → MHIVQAGMETDVLKANNKVAHEIYHMFKEHGIRSVDFMGSIGSGKTTLICEMGKRLEEQGKKVVVIAGDVTGDDDFKRFKAAGLEAINCNTNKECHLEAWQIKKVLEGTDLDRYDVVIIENVGNLVCPADFPLGTDYRAVVISTTEGDDMVRKHHAVFLHSDVAVLNKMDICDAVGVDPQIILDDYAKLTGGVKKMYTTSAKKGDGIDEVIAALGL
- the gatD gene encoding Glu-tRNA(Gln) amidotransferase subunit GatD, whose protein sequence is MYAEFLSKKLGDAGAEEGCTLSIETSGKSYKGVLMPHHEFSGEDIVILKVKSGYNIGIRIDESAEIEVVSKPVERVKPESAEETKEGLKTIVLIGTGGTIASYVDYRTGAVHPALSTSDMINAVPEIKEVANLKAKVLFSIFSENMTVPHWQKLAEAIAEELDGGADAVIVPHGTDTMGYTASAVSFMLGEVSKPVVFVGAQRSSDRPSSDASCNLMAAAKFCVEGGRAGVFVVMHDGPGDDSFAVHCGTRVRKMHTSRRDAFKSINVPPVAHVDKDGKIVFNTPGRAVSDAKVEARSAMCTDVVLLQFYPGMDPALFHDVVMKSKGVVIAGSGLGHVNSNMVPLIKEATDAGIIVVVTSQCLNGRTNLNVYNTGRDMLAAGAITVWDMLPETAYTKLMWALANTSSVEAAKVVMQTPLAGEMSDRRELL
- a CDS encoding translin family protein, which produces MTFEEQIEDVTRALTDLEQAQESAFSQSRKIIRKTKTAIHLIHEDRRDAELIDSISGDIAALIESVSRYPQIVYGQSVEDAMMEFAETVIYDYVSRGQDIPSYLVLDVTPAAWVMGLADTIGELRRDLLRYLMEDDMEKAEKTFSKMEILSDALMSFDVKDSVAPIRRKQDIARGIMDRSRTDLSTAMVMSRYGRR
- the gatE gene encoding Glu-tRNA(Gln) amidotransferase subunit GatE, with product MTDEKYEMMCGIEIHQQLDTHKLFCDCRSELSEDGTGGIYRRLRPTTSEMGEVDRAALAQFRRGYGYRYQSCPCETCLVELDEEPPHEVNPDAMETTLIFSELLGASVIDEVQFMRKIVVDGSNTSGFQRTSLVAVDGSVEAIGRKIGILSVCLEEDACRKIETSDTEVTWRTDRLGIPLIEVATAPDMRTPEEVMEVASRIGTLLRATKRVKRGLGTIREDLNISIPDGARIEIKGVQELRMLPDFVSNEVKRQKMLLRVRDILKGRGVKPVPIELVDATEVFRDCESKIISSAIKSKGKVLAVRLPGFAGVMNGDNKTLRLGSEMAQYARTVGVKGIFHSDELPNYGIEQKYVDALRDFLGMNGENDAFVICAASEKKAADALTLAVGRANTALEGVPEETRDPLPDGTTKYSRPLPGAARMYPETDVPPTPITKERLERIRANLPEFPEQIKARLMKDYGLNAQQADQIVRQGRDDVFCQISDEFGLSAVAATTFQNTFQELEHDGVDTDLFTYDELYQVFAGLKEGKFAKEAIPALLKEMASGSAMDAAIKKLGLSAVDAGEAAAIIEKIVGERADFVRSKGMAAVGPLMGPVMGALRGKIDGKQASDLLTAAIKKLLG
- a CDS encoding tRNA pseudouridine synthase A; the protein is MRRVAVKIAYLGDGFNGSQIQPPETGLRTVAGEILDKLILVDHVPEDRIDLRFSSRTDSGVSALGNVVAFYTEFKDLGLLLQALNSVSRGVYYTGVAEISDTFNPRMADKRYYRYVTPSKNIDLARFTEAAKIFEGHHDFKRFAKNETGRSTVMAIDSVEVRTGNGVIITDFCANYFLWNMIRRIMAAVIQVGNGMSSLDDVKEVLAGKDATFGLAKPCGLTLLDVTYPDLEFWRPETCPYTKRIDRDLYVDAMRLDFHRSLNYPEMRR
- the purD gene encoding phosphoribosylamine--glycine ligase, producing MKILTIGGGAREHAAVCALARGGAEIYAVMKNANPGIEELAKKVLLADESDIDKICDFAINNFIEFAFVGPEAPLAAGVVDALANVGVKCASPTKAAARIETSKTFMRNLVQKYSIEGNIAFASFDNETDAIEYVRNVKYPVAIKPVGLTGGKGVKVQGDQLKDVEDTIAYIDEIFQNNVGGGKVIIEEKAVGEEFTQMVFTDGKDIIPMPLVQDHKRAYEGDTGPNTGGMGSYSDADGLLPFVTAEDRQKALDIVRSIVKALADEGCPYKGTMYGQFMLTKDGPKIIEINARFGDPEAMNVLTALKSDFTEIVRWMATGKMRGEVEFAPKATVCKYLVPRGYGVKSEPGHTIAVDVDAIDNVGAVAYFGSVDKRDGKLVTGTSRSVGIVGIGENLAEANDNCEKALNYVRCDASYVRHDIGTAELIQKRVDHMNQIRGQ